The genomic interval TCTCCCTGCAAGAGACCAAACTCTCTGAAAAATTGACCGTCCTGGAAACAATCACCCTCTTTCGTAGCTTTTATCGCCAAGGAATGGACCCCCTGGAGGCCCTCAACCGCGTCTCCCTGCAGGAAAAAGCCCAGGCCCGCGTGGGCAAGCTTTCCGGCGGCCAAAAGCAGCGACTGGCGGTCGCGTGCGCGATTGCCGGCGATCCGCAACTGCTATTCCTAGATGAGCCCACCACTGGACTGGATCCCGCCTCGCGGCGGGAACTATGGGAAATCATTCGCGGATTTCGCGCCGCGGGACGAACAATTTTGCTCACCACCCATTACATGGACGAGGCAGAAAAACTGTGCGACCGGATCGCCATTGTCGATCATGGCCGGGTCATCGCCCTGGGGACGCCGCGGGAACTCATCGCTAGCTTGGGGGGAGAGCATATCATCGAGTTTCATTTGCTGGGCCAACATGGCGAAGCATCTTTGCCGCGCGAACGATTGGCGGCATTGCAACCGCTCTTGTCCCGCCTGCCCAGCGTCAGTCAGGCGACAGTGGGGGACGCGGGCGTACGACTGTCGGCGGCGGAATTTCATCGCGTATTGCCAGCGCTGGTGAACACGCTAGCCAGCGAGGGTTATGAATTGGCCAATCTCAGCACGCATCATGCCAGTCTGGAGGATGTGTTTATTTCCCTGGCGGGTCGCAAACTGGCGGAAGAATAAGGCACTTGTTGCCAGCCGCGACGTGGTTCAACATATTCCGGCGGCGGCTATAAATTTTGCAATTAACCCACACTCAGTCCGATGGGGAGTTCCTCGCCAAAGAGGGTCGTTTGTTCGGCGGCGGCTAGTTCGCCCCCGACCGTGACCAGGCGGATGTAACTTTCAGGAGCTTCGCGGCCGCGCAGCCATTCATCCGCCATTTGCCGCGTCGTGGAAGAAAGATCTCGATAACGGTCGTCGGTGCGGCGGGCTAGTTGCATGATGACCCAGGAAACTTGCGGATCGTCGGCTTTTTGTCGTTTCAAATCGGCCAACCAGTCCGCCACGACATCACTTCCCAGGACAATGTTAAGCGGGCCATAAGCGGGGACTCGGGCACCCAGTCGCCCCAGCATCCATAACAGCGCGGGGCGCAGGGCGAGTAGTTTTTTGCGTGGAAGCAAATCCAGGATGATGCGGCCTAGTTCTATTTTTAGGGGGGCGGACAAGAGTTCCAGGGAACCGAGCAAGCGCCATACTTCCAACGATTCGGTGGTGGCTAGGGTCAAATCGCCCGCCCCCCCCTGGCCTGTTGTCAGGCGTTTGTGCAATCCCCGCAAACCCGGCAGCAGCGGATTGGCCAGTGCCGCTTGTTGGCCGGCAGTCAGCCCCCCCGCGATTCGTCGCCAGAGGATCCAGCCTTCGTTTTGCACATTGGCCTGATGGTGCGCTAATTTTCCAAAAAGCATTTTCCAGGTTTCCGCGACGCGCCAATCGTCCAGCGCCAGGCCAAAGCCAGGCCGCAGCGCATAGCCCAGCAGATTGAGCCAGCGGGCTTCGGCGGCGGGGGATTGCCGCCGGCCGTTTTCTAATTCGACCAAGGTTTGCCAGATGCGCCGTAATAAGGAAGGAGGCCAAGCGGCGCGGGGGCGTTGGATGGCCTCGGTCAGGCGGGCATTGAGGGTGTTCAGAGGCGCGCCTCCCCCGGGACCAAATGTCGCGGTCAATTGATCCAGCGCCGCGGTCGCGGCCGTTTCATCCAAAAAGCCCGCTTGTTCCGCCGTTCCCCGATGAGCCGTCCGGTCGGTTTGCGTGGCGCTCCGCACGTCAAACTGCATTTGCCAACGGCGATGACCCGCGGATTCAGCGCACCATAATTCCAGCGTGCCAATCTCGCTCAGGCGCGCTTGCACCTGGACCGGCACGGTCGCCGCGCTTTGTCCGCCACGCGCTTGCATCACCGTGCGAATCGGCGCTAATGGGCGAAATTGTTCTGTTTCCACCGGCATCACCGCCCCCACCGGATCGGTCAACCGCGTGCTAGAAACATACAGGGGAAATTCTATCGGTTGGGCGATGCGCAATTCCAGTTCGCGCGGACAGGTGTGTTGCTCTCCCGGTTCGGCGGTGGCGGGCACCACGCATAACGCCCAGCGGGTGGAAGCCGCTTGATCAACCGTCTCTGTTTCGGCTGACACATGATCGCGATCTTGGTCTGACGGGGAGGCATGCTGTGAGACCTGGCGCGACACGCCTAGATAATAGGTGCGGGCCAGGTCGGCGGCGATGCGCACGCCATGGCCGCGCAGCACCATTCCATAATACGCCGCGCCGCGGGCCACGGCCAAATCCAGCCGCTCATTAGCTAGCACGCGCGGCCGCCAAGCGGACCCCGGAGCAGATCCAACGCCATTGAACCAATTTTCTAAAACTTCCAAGAGACGCGTTTGCAATAATGGCGAATGAAAAAATCCGCCGTTAAATAGCACCAAATCCGGTCGACAGGGGTCGCTGGCATTTTTGTCGGGGGAGTCCTCCTCTAGCGTGGCTAATGTCTGGCGATGCGCGCTAAGGAATGCCGCCAGATGCCGCGTCATTGCGGGATCGGCGGCATAAGGGAGGCCAAACTCTTGAAAACCGCTGCGCCGCGCGCGGGGGGAATCGCCAAGCTGGCAATAGGGCAAAAATCCTTCACATAATAGCTGGCGAACTTCTTCCCGTTCGGCGGATATTTGCACCGCATTCGCTAGCAACCGGCTCCCTCCCCCCGCGAGGGAAATGGTAGCCTCCGGGGGCGCGTGATTGGCAAGTAGCGTTTCCTTGACCCTGCGGCAAGCTCGAACGAGCGTGTCCCATTGGCGGACGGATAGTTCGGCTTGACCTGTGGCGGTAACTGCCCGCTGTTCTAAATGCTTGGCCAACGCCAAATCCAAATTATCCCCCCCCAGAATCAAATGCTCTCCCACAGCGATACGCTGAAACTGGACCGTACCGCCGGATGTCCCCCGCGCGCGGATCAGGGTAAAATCGCTGGTCCCCCCCCCTATATCGCAAACCAATATCAACTGTCCGGGCCGCACATGGGTTTCCCAAGTATCTCGATGCAAATTTAGCCACGCATAAAAGGCGGCCTGTGGCTCCTCAATCAAGACCACCCGGGGAAGGCCTGCCCGGGCGGCGGCCGCAATCGTCAACTCCCGTGCGACTTCATCAAATGAAGCTGGCAACGTCAGCACAAAATCCTGCTCGGCTAGCGGATATTCCGCATAGCGCGCGTCCCAGGCCGCGCGGACGTGCCCCAGGTACCTGGCCGAAACCTCGACCGGTGACAGCCGCGACACATCCGGCGCGGCATGCCAGGGAAGCAACTCCGCCGTGCGATTAACTCCCGTATGGCAGAGCCAGGATTTGGCCGACAAGATTTGCCGACCAGGATTCATTCCACCAAAATCGCGAGCCATGACCCCCACGCAAAAGTCGTGTTCCCCGGACGACCAAGGAAGCTTTAGCGCGCCTGGGGCAAATTCTCCCGCTTGTGGCTGATAATGAAACGAGGGAAGCGTCTCACGACTTTCAATCGTCGCGGGAGCCACTAGTTGCGGAATAGAAAAGTTCTCTACTTGCCATTCCATTTCCCAAGTGTCCACAAAGGAAACCGCCGAATTGGTGGTCCCCAAATCCATGCCCACCACATAACGGCTGGCGGGTCGGTCAGAAGCACGGCTCGACATGGGTGTGGTACAAATTATAAGAAAATATCAAAATAAGTCTTTATTCACTTATGGAAAGCCAAGGATCACCAGAAAGCAATTAAACCAAAACCATCTCCCTTTTTAACAGGCTGAGGTAAAAAAACAGGCGGAGCAAAACGCTCCGCCTGGGATTTTTTGTACATCAACCGTGCAATAACCGCAATTAATCGCGGGGGCGCACCACACCCGTCAAGCCGCTGTAGTCGTTGCGGTCTTCGGGGTGCCACAGGGGCATGCCCATTTCCACCCGGGCAGCGAGCACGTCGATTTTTTCGCGTGAACCGGCGGCCGCATTGGTGGGAGAGAAATCTTCCCCCGCATACGGGACAAAGTCCTCATCATGGCCATATTTGAGGATTGTTTCAAAAACGTTGGTAACTTTTCGCATCGCTGTACCCTTACAAAAATCCGTCATGGAAAAAAGTTATCCAACACGTCCCCCCCCAATAGAGGTCCGCGTGACAAGCATTTTCCAAGACATGGTAAAAATGTCGTACAATTACCCGGCGTAACCAACATTCCGTGCCACATAGCCGGAAAAACCACTAGTTGCATCTCCCACGTGCCAGATAGTTTTATCTAGCGAAGGGATCATCAACACTGGCGTCGTTTGTTTCCGCGGGGTTCGCGACCCTAGTGGTCCTCGAGCGGAAAACCCAGTACGCAACGTACTCCGTTAGGGTTCGACTCACATCCTGTGAGAAGGCAAAGCACGTCGAAAAAGCGAATTTTCCGTGCGAATCGCCGCGTATGACGAATTTTCCCCATTAACTGGGGTAAAAAATCAGGCCGTATGCTCTTAGATGTCAGGAACAGACGGGCGTCGCATGTGCATTGCGTTAGTAATGAATTATTTCCAGAATTACCAGAGAGTCAAGCGTTTTGTGAAATATTTCACTAATTTAAATTTCCGTTATGATAACTTGCTGTAATTTTAATGCTAGCATGGACTTACGGATGATTATTTTACGAATTATTTTACCCAAGCCGTATAAATTACGATAAATAGCAAGGAGACTTAGCTTTTTAGAGAAAAGTACGTTTTTCTATAAGGAAATTGACTTCCAGGTCTACTTCTCGATTGACCGGAGTCAACCAGAACACAATAATTCACGTAGATTTAATGTAGATAATAACCATGCACTCGACCGCACACCGATTACTGGGTTTGATTTTAACAGTCGGCATGTTTTGCTCGACTTTGAACGCCCGGATGCTGTGCGCTTGTAATGCTGCTTGTGGAGAGTCATTAGTCTCCAACATCCGGTCAAAGTCGGAATCTCAAGATTGTTGCAATCCCCCTGGCAAGTCTTGCTGCCTGACAAGTGGCCGTCTTAGTACAAGTAAAAACTGCTGCTGCCAGCCCACTGCGGCGGGTTGCGTTTCTTGTTCAGGTAAAGAAACTGCAAGCCAGCGATTGGCCACAAAGAATCAGCCCTCTTTGTCGTTGAGCAAAAAAACTTGCTGCCAATCAAATGTTACTAATAGTGGTCATTCTGCCCATATCTTTGCGCAAGTTGCACTTGACGCTCCTGGCACACCTCCTAGTTGCCCAGCTACTGCAGGGTATCAAGAGGGTGGCTGCAGATGTGAAATGCAGTTGCCTCAACGTCCCCATCCTTTGAATGCTCCGGAAAACAGCAATTTAGAAACCAAATCGCAACTGGTTACCACTTTTGCGTTACCCAGCCTGTGCTTTGTTCCCGCCCCCCCTTCGCACTTATTGCCTGGGGAATACACACAACTCTTGCCCTATGCGGGCCGGGATCTGCGGATTTGGATCTGTAGCTGGACAACCTGAGCCGTTGACGGGAGCAACCTCTCTCCCCGTCTTTCTAGATATGGCTATCCAGTTTGACGCTGGATGAATTATCCATAGATTTCCTAGCTTTTGCAAGGACGTTCGTCTCTTGCCAGGGCGAAATGAGCCTTGGCGTGCAAAGTTTGGGAAATCCCCCTCTTTTTCCTTTGGGAAAAAGATTAAATGCCGAATCCATTCGCTTTTCTAATTGGAGAATTTTATCATGTTTACCAAACGTACTTTTTTGGGTTTGTTGACAGCCGCTGTTGTGGCCGGTTCCGGGATCACTTATGCTCTGAGTGTTCCCTCCACCACGGCTCAAGCCGGGGGTTGCTCTTGCTGCGTGGCCGCGGGTTGTGAGACCAGCCTGTGCAGCTGTGCCTGCGGTAGCGAGTGTCCAGACGGATGCACGGTGGAACAATGTTGTGGCAGCGGTTGTGCGGGGTGCGGTGAAACGACCGCTACCAGCTCGACCGCGGCAACCGGATGCGCCACCAGTTGCTGCGCTAAGTAAGCCCACTGTTTATTGGATTTGTGCCCAGATCAGCGGCAAGATTTAACTTGTCGCCGCTCTGGCCCCATCAAGTGCAACGCTGCCGCAAAGGAGCGATCTTTTGCGGCGGCACTTATTTTTGCGATTTGTCGGAGTTCCTTTTTTTCGGAGAATGATTATGTGGAAGTCGCTGTTGATGGTTGGCTGTATGGCCTTGGGCATGGTGGGTTATGCTGTCTTTGCTGATAAGGCTGAAAAGCCCAAGGATCCCCTGGCCGCGGCCAAATGCCCCGCGTCAAATGAAGGGGTGAGCGCGGATCAAGCCGTGGAATTTGAAGGTGGGATGGTTTATTTTTGCTGCGAAAAATGCAAGGCCGCATTTGAAAAAGATAGCGCCAAGATGGCCGCCAAGAGTCGCCATCAAATGGTCGTGACCGGCCAGTTTGAGCAAAAGGCCTGCCCGCTGTCGGGTGGTCCCACCAAGGCGGAAACCGCGATTGACGTGGCTGGCACCAAGGTCGCGTTCTGCTGCGAAAATTGCCAAGGCAAAGCCAAGAAGGCGGGTGATGACGTGGCCGAAGTCCTCTTTGGCGACAAGGAAAAATTCGCCAAGGCTTTTGCCAAGGTCGAAAAGAAAGCCGAAAAGTAGTCGTCGATTAAAACGGGGTAGTTCCCCGCTGATCAGGCTCCCCCAACAACTCGCCGGCAGGTTCGCCGGCGAGTTGTTTTTTTGCGCTGAGTGGGACTGTGTCCGGGGCTTGGTCGTGGAACTTATGCGGGAATATGCTAGCAAAAGATTTTCCCCATGTTTCGCCGGTTAGGGCGCGCTTTGTCTTGACCAAAAATATCACGGGCTGCTACAGTCCATCACTGGGAATTGATTCACTAGTTGAGGGGAAAGGAAGCCTGCCATGCTCAACACTTTGGCCGTAGTCCAGATTCGTGCCGAACGCCTGCCGCCGCGCTGGTCCACCTGGAGGGGGCTGGGGGGGAAATCCCTGGTCGAATGGGTGGTCCGCCGCGTGGCCGATTGTGCCCGCATGGATGGCATTTTGGTCGCGTGCGCCGCCGCCGAATTTGAGCGCGTTTCGCCGCTAGTCCCCCCCGATGTCCCCTGCTTTGCCAGCCAGCGTCCCGACGCCCTGGGACAATTTACCGACACCCTATTGCATGTCCCCTGCTTGCAGGCGGTTCGGGTTTGCCTGGAGCACCCGTTTGTCGACCCCGAGTTAATGGATCGGTTGGTGACACAAGCGGCGCTGCAGCCGCACTTGGATTATATTGGCTATGGCACCAGCGCGGGCCAACCCGCGGTAGAATCCCCCATTGGCTGCTTTGCGGAACTTTGCAAAACCAAAG from Pirellulales bacterium carries:
- a CDS encoding ABC transporter ATP-binding protein, with amino-acid sequence MLAISTRNLVKTYPSKPPVEAVRGLDLAVERGECFGLLGPNGAGKTTTIEILEGLLPATSGDVEILGLRWGRDDDAIRQQVGISLQETKLSEKLTVLETITLFRSFYRQGMDPLEALNRVSLQEKAQARVGKLSGGQKQRLAVACAIAGDPQLLFLDEPTTGLDPASRRELWEIIRGFRAAGRTILLTTHYMDEAEKLCDRIAIVDHGRVIALGTPRELIASLGGEHIIEFHLLGQHGEASLPRERLAALQPLLSRLPSVSQATVGDAGVRLSAAEFHRVLPALVNTLASEGYELANLSTHHASLEDVFISLAGRKLAEE
- a CDS encoding Hsp70 family protein, whose translation is MSSRASDRPASRYVVGMDLGTTNSAVSFVDTWEMEWQVENFSIPQLVAPATIESRETLPSFHYQPQAGEFAPGALKLPWSSGEHDFCVGVMARDFGGMNPGRQILSAKSWLCHTGVNRTAELLPWHAAPDVSRLSPVEVSARYLGHVRAAWDARYAEYPLAEQDFVLTLPASFDEVARELTIAAAARAGLPRVVLIEEPQAAFYAWLNLHRDTWETHVRPGQLILVCDIGGGTSDFTLIRARGTSGGTVQFQRIAVGEHLILGGDNLDLALAKHLEQRAVTATGQAELSVRQWDTLVRACRRVKETLLANHAPPEATISLAGGGSRLLANAVQISAEREEVRQLLCEGFLPYCQLGDSPRARRSGFQEFGLPYAADPAMTRHLAAFLSAHRQTLATLEEDSPDKNASDPCRPDLVLFNGGFFHSPLLQTRLLEVLENWFNGVGSAPGSAWRPRVLANERLDLAVARGAAYYGMVLRGHGVRIAADLARTYYLGVSRQVSQHASPSDQDRDHVSAETETVDQAASTRWALCVVPATAEPGEQHTCPRELELRIAQPIEFPLYVSSTRLTDPVGAVMPVETEQFRPLAPIRTVMQARGGQSAATVPVQVQARLSEIGTLELWCAESAGHRRWQMQFDVRSATQTDRTAHRGTAEQAGFLDETAATAALDQLTATFGPGGGAPLNTLNARLTEAIQRPRAAWPPSLLRRIWQTLVELENGRRQSPAAEARWLNLLGYALRPGFGLALDDWRVAETWKMLFGKLAHHQANVQNEGWILWRRIAGGLTAGQQAALANPLLPGLRGLHKRLTTGQGGAGDLTLATTESLEVWRLLGSLELLSAPLKIELGRIILDLLPRKKLLALRPALLWMLGRLGARVPAYGPLNIVLGSDVVADWLADLKRQKADDPQVSWVIMQLARRTDDRYRDLSSTTRQMADEWLRGREAPESYIRLVTVGGELAAAEQTTLFGEELPIGLSVG